The following are from one region of the Capsicum annuum cultivar UCD-10X-F1 chromosome 1, UCD10Xv1.1, whole genome shotgun sequence genome:
- the LOC107854910 gene encoding zinc finger CCCH domain-containing protein 53 isoform X2, translating to MDAYEATKIVYQRIQSLDPENASKIMGILLIQDHGEKEMIRLAFGPEALVHSVVLKARKELGVSSNSPSTPSTPSSPSPFGGGSSVCFSRQNSSSSATSGRILGGLNLPSPLSITSNNNHSSTVSASWSTTPSFSDFQDADLVSPSASTISYPPASTNGINNSTMNSSAPPYYCNGEVDLIDEFQLQDQLSFLNDGSPTLGPKNPDGYYPQQQDLASSPSGDSMLFSPYNWGGGCTSVNGLPHRRSYSVSDICLGPDDPNGGLGWKPCLYFARGYCKNGSSCRFLHGAGGPGEMSSEVGSPNKFEMMEHCHELLRSKSAHQQRLATASQLMSSSNFPLSPMAANKCMNFLQQQQLQSAESPRAAAALMMADDLHKLNRSRFERGDFGLNGGVGIANPGSRQIYLTFPADSTFKEEDVSNYFNTYGPVQDVRIPYQQKRMFGFVTFVYPETVKTILAKGNPHFVCDARVLVKPYKEKGKVPEKFRKQHQQQMERGEFTGCGSPTGLESGDPFDLQLGARMFYNTQDAIWRRKLEEQADLQQAIELQSRRLMNLQLLDVKRSNHHRALSMGAVIPSPPHSPGLFNHNMVRSTDFGSREENGFVPKMANLGAISTEQTNANLTAKEREGFTAKDENSNGKESSKKEASDCQESNLEHNLPDSPFASPKAVGDFSTTFSNDAAGEADKGSLQDMAPLECRPGQLVMLRSLASLV from the exons ATGGATGCATATGAAGCTACAAAAATTGTATACCAAAGGATTCAAAGTTTGGATCCTGAAAATGCCTCAAAAATCATGGGGATTCTTCTGATACAAGACCATGGTGAGAAAGAAATGATAAGATTAGCTTTTGGTCCAGAAGCTTTAGTTCACTCAGTGGTTCTTAAAGCTAGAAAAGAACTTGGTGTTTCTTCAAACTCACCTTCTACACCTTCGACCCCTTcttcaccttcaccttttggtgGTGGTAGTTCAGTGTGTTTTTCGAGGCAGAATTCTTCTTCTTCAGCTACTTCTGGTAGGATTCTTGGTGGTCTTAATCTTCCTTCACCTCTTAGCATAACCAGTAACAACAACCACTCTTCAACTGTTTCTGCTTCTTGGAGTACTACTCCTAGTTTCTCTGACTTCCAAGACGCTGATCTAGTTAGTCCTAGTGCTTCCACCATCTCATATCCTCCTGCTAGTACTAATGGAATCAATAATTCCACCATGAATTCCTCTGCTCCACCCTATTATTGTAATGGGGAAGTGGACTTGATTGATGAGTTTCAACTACAGGACCAGCTTTCTTTCTTGAATGATGGGTCACCAACTTTGGGGCCTAAGAATCCTGATGGCTACTACCCACAGCAGCAAGATTTAGCTTCAAGTCCAAGTGGAGATTCCATGCTTTTCTCTCCTTACAACTGGGGTGGTGGCTGCACCTCAGTCAACGGGCTCCCTCATAGAAGGAGCTACTCAGTGAGTGATATTTGTTTGGGACCTGATGACCCAAATGGAGGACTTGGCTGGAAACCTTGCCTCTATTTTGCTAGAGGGTATTGTAAGAATGGAAGTAGCTGTAGGTTCCTTCATGGTGCTGGTGGCCCTGGTGAGATGAGTTCTGAAGTTGGGTCACCAAATAAGTTCGAGATGATGGAACATTGTCATGAACTTCTCAGATCTAAGTCAGCTCACCAGCAAAGACTAGCCACAGCTTCTCAGCTCATGTCTTCTTCTAACTTCCCTCTCTCTCCCATGGCTGCTAACAAATGTATGAACTTTCTTCAGCAGCAACAGTTGCAGTCTGCCGAGAGTCCGAG AGCAGCAGCAGCGTTGATGATGGCAGATGACTTGCATAAGTTGAACAGAAGTCGTTTTGAAAGAGGAGATTTTGGACTGAATGGTGGAGTTGGAATAGCAAATCCAGGTTCAAGGCAAATTTACTTGACATTTCCAGCTGATAGTACTTTCAAAGAAGAGGATGTTTCCAATTATTTCAA CACTTATGGGCCTGTTCAAGATGTGAGGATTCCATACCAGCAAAAGAGGATGTTTGGTTTTGTCACATTTGTTTATCCAGAGACAGTGAAGACCATTCTTGCCAAAGGAAACCCACATTTTGTGTGTGATGCAAGGGTGCTTGTTAAGCCTTACAAAGAGAAGGGCAAAGTCCCAGAAAAGTTTAG GAAGCAACACCAACAGCAGATGGAGAGGGGAGAATTCACTGGATGTGGTAGTCCTACTGGTCTAGAGTCCGGTGATCCTTTTGATCTCCAGCTTG gtgCAAGAATGTTTTACAATACTCAAGATGCGATATGGAGGAGAAAGTTGGAAGAACAAGCTGATCTGCAACAGGCTATTGAGCTCCAAAGCAGGAGATTGATGAATTTACAGCTTCTTGATGTCAAAAGGAGCAACCATCATCGCGCCCTTTCCATGGGTGCTGTTATCCCATCACCACCTCACTCTCCAGGCTTGTTCAATCATAATATGGTTCGCTCCACAGACTTCGGTAGCCGAGAAG AGAATGGTTTTGTTCCAAAAATGGCCAATCTTGGTGCTATTTCTACCGAGCAAACAAATGCAAATCTCACTGCCAAGGAGAGAGAAGGCTTCACAGCTAAAGATGAAAATAGCAATGGCAAAGAAAGTTCCAAGAAGGAAGCAAGTGACTGTCAAGAAAG CAACTTGGAGCATAATTTGCCAGATAGTCCGTTTGCATCTCCTAAAGCAGTTGGAGACTTCAGCACAACTTTCTCAAATGATGCTGCTGGAGAGGCTGACAAAG GTTCCCTTCAGGACATGGCGCCATTGGAATGTAGGCCTGGACAGCTTGTTATGTTACGTAGTTTAGCTTCCTTAGTTTAG
- the LOC107854910 gene encoding zinc finger CCCH domain-containing protein 53 isoform X1 yields MDAYEATKIVYQRIQSLDPENASKIMGILLIQDHGEKEMIRLAFGPEALVHSVVLKARKELGVSSNSPSTPSTPSSPSPFGGGSSVCFSRQNSSSSATSGRILGGLNLPSPLSITSNNNHSSTVSASWSTTPSFSDFQDADLVSPSASTISYPPASTNGINNSTMNSSAPPYYCNGEVDLIDEFQLQDQLSFLNDGSPTLGPKNPDGYYPQQQDLASSPSGDSMLFSPYNWGGGCTSVNGLPHRRSYSVSDICLGPDDPNGGLGWKPCLYFARGYCKNGSSCRFLHGAGGPGEMSSEVGSPNKFEMMEHCHELLRSKSAHQQRLATASQLMSSSNFPLSPMAANKCMNFLQQQQLQSAESPRAAAALMMADDLHKLNRSRFERGDFGLNGGVGIANPGSRQIYLTFPADSTFKEEDVSNYFNTYGPVQDVRIPYQQKRMFGFVTFVYPETVKTILAKGNPHFVCDARVLVKPYKEKGKVPEKFRKQHQQQMERGEFTGCGSPTGLESGDPFDLQLGARMFYNTQDAIWRRKLEEQADLQQAIELQSRRLMNLQLLDVKRSNHHRALSMGAVIPSPPHSPGLFNHNMVRSTDFGSREENGFVPKMANLGAISTEQTNANLTAKEREGFTAKDENSNGKESSKKEASDCQESNLEHNLPDSPFASPKAVGDFSTTFSNDAAGEADKGAGLNASSSANNNMIPSSSLFPAASSLDMTPFKSCYLQVPRFPSGHGAIGM; encoded by the exons ATGGATGCATATGAAGCTACAAAAATTGTATACCAAAGGATTCAAAGTTTGGATCCTGAAAATGCCTCAAAAATCATGGGGATTCTTCTGATACAAGACCATGGTGAGAAAGAAATGATAAGATTAGCTTTTGGTCCAGAAGCTTTAGTTCACTCAGTGGTTCTTAAAGCTAGAAAAGAACTTGGTGTTTCTTCAAACTCACCTTCTACACCTTCGACCCCTTcttcaccttcaccttttggtgGTGGTAGTTCAGTGTGTTTTTCGAGGCAGAATTCTTCTTCTTCAGCTACTTCTGGTAGGATTCTTGGTGGTCTTAATCTTCCTTCACCTCTTAGCATAACCAGTAACAACAACCACTCTTCAACTGTTTCTGCTTCTTGGAGTACTACTCCTAGTTTCTCTGACTTCCAAGACGCTGATCTAGTTAGTCCTAGTGCTTCCACCATCTCATATCCTCCTGCTAGTACTAATGGAATCAATAATTCCACCATGAATTCCTCTGCTCCACCCTATTATTGTAATGGGGAAGTGGACTTGATTGATGAGTTTCAACTACAGGACCAGCTTTCTTTCTTGAATGATGGGTCACCAACTTTGGGGCCTAAGAATCCTGATGGCTACTACCCACAGCAGCAAGATTTAGCTTCAAGTCCAAGTGGAGATTCCATGCTTTTCTCTCCTTACAACTGGGGTGGTGGCTGCACCTCAGTCAACGGGCTCCCTCATAGAAGGAGCTACTCAGTGAGTGATATTTGTTTGGGACCTGATGACCCAAATGGAGGACTTGGCTGGAAACCTTGCCTCTATTTTGCTAGAGGGTATTGTAAGAATGGAAGTAGCTGTAGGTTCCTTCATGGTGCTGGTGGCCCTGGTGAGATGAGTTCTGAAGTTGGGTCACCAAATAAGTTCGAGATGATGGAACATTGTCATGAACTTCTCAGATCTAAGTCAGCTCACCAGCAAAGACTAGCCACAGCTTCTCAGCTCATGTCTTCTTCTAACTTCCCTCTCTCTCCCATGGCTGCTAACAAATGTATGAACTTTCTTCAGCAGCAACAGTTGCAGTCTGCCGAGAGTCCGAG AGCAGCAGCAGCGTTGATGATGGCAGATGACTTGCATAAGTTGAACAGAAGTCGTTTTGAAAGAGGAGATTTTGGACTGAATGGTGGAGTTGGAATAGCAAATCCAGGTTCAAGGCAAATTTACTTGACATTTCCAGCTGATAGTACTTTCAAAGAAGAGGATGTTTCCAATTATTTCAA CACTTATGGGCCTGTTCAAGATGTGAGGATTCCATACCAGCAAAAGAGGATGTTTGGTTTTGTCACATTTGTTTATCCAGAGACAGTGAAGACCATTCTTGCCAAAGGAAACCCACATTTTGTGTGTGATGCAAGGGTGCTTGTTAAGCCTTACAAAGAGAAGGGCAAAGTCCCAGAAAAGTTTAG GAAGCAACACCAACAGCAGATGGAGAGGGGAGAATTCACTGGATGTGGTAGTCCTACTGGTCTAGAGTCCGGTGATCCTTTTGATCTCCAGCTTG gtgCAAGAATGTTTTACAATACTCAAGATGCGATATGGAGGAGAAAGTTGGAAGAACAAGCTGATCTGCAACAGGCTATTGAGCTCCAAAGCAGGAGATTGATGAATTTACAGCTTCTTGATGTCAAAAGGAGCAACCATCATCGCGCCCTTTCCATGGGTGCTGTTATCCCATCACCACCTCACTCTCCAGGCTTGTTCAATCATAATATGGTTCGCTCCACAGACTTCGGTAGCCGAGAAG AGAATGGTTTTGTTCCAAAAATGGCCAATCTTGGTGCTATTTCTACCGAGCAAACAAATGCAAATCTCACTGCCAAGGAGAGAGAAGGCTTCACAGCTAAAGATGAAAATAGCAATGGCAAAGAAAGTTCCAAGAAGGAAGCAAGTGACTGTCAAGAAAG CAACTTGGAGCATAATTTGCCAGATAGTCCGTTTGCATCTCCTAAAGCAGTTGGAGACTTCAGCACAACTTTCTCAAATGATGCTGCTGGAGAGGCTGACAAAGGTGCTGGATTAAATGCATCATCATCTGCTAACAATAATATGATCCCTTCTTCATCCTTGTTTCCTGCTGCTAGTTCACTAGACATGACTCCTTTCAAATCATGTTACCTCCAAGTGCCTAG GTTCCCTTCAGGACATGGCGCCATTGGAATGTAG